A single Candidatus Methylacidithermus pantelleriae DNA region contains:
- a CDS encoding ABC transporter permease, which translates to MHSILFRPGTKLMPVPVLCLLTLTLTSLLGPWLLPYDPITMSTKQLAPPSLEHWLGTDIHGRDLLARLFEGIRISLLVGLVGATVSVTIGVIYGAISGYAGGTVDHILMRLVDILYSLPTLLFAILLITIFEKPVTHVLATVGLVSWAPQTRLLLLFVALGCVEWLTVARVVRGQVLVLRELPFVHASRALGQTAWKIVQRQILPHLKGIVTVYLTLSVPSVILQESFLSFLGLGVQPPHASLGTLMADGAQAINPLQSPWWLLAAPGLSLGILLWSLNRIGEGLRDLWDVRRP; encoded by the coding sequence ATGCATTCCATCCTTTTCCGGCCCGGGACTAAGCTCATGCCCGTACCCGTGCTTTGTCTTTTGACCCTAACGCTTACGTCGCTCCTCGGACCTTGGCTTCTCCCTTATGACCCAATCACAATGAGCACAAAACAACTGGCCCCTCCCTCTCTTGAGCACTGGCTGGGAACCGACATTCACGGGAGAGACCTTTTAGCACGCCTTTTTGAAGGTATCCGGATTTCTCTCCTGGTGGGGCTTGTGGGAGCCACCGTCAGTGTCACAATCGGCGTTATCTACGGCGCCATCTCGGGATACGCTGGCGGAACCGTCGACCATATTCTCATGCGCCTCGTCGATATTCTCTACTCTCTTCCGACATTACTTTTTGCCATTCTCCTTATTACAATCTTTGAGAAACCGGTAACCCATGTATTGGCAACCGTGGGTTTGGTCTCCTGGGCGCCCCAAACGAGGCTCCTTCTTTTGTTCGTTGCCTTGGGGTGCGTGGAGTGGCTGACGGTTGCACGCGTGGTTCGAGGGCAGGTCTTAGTCTTGCGCGAACTCCCTTTCGTACACGCTTCCCGAGCGTTGGGCCAAACGGCTTGGAAAATCGTGCAACGCCAAATTTTGCCCCATCTTAAGGGAATTGTTACGGTGTACTTAACCCTGAGTGTCCCCTCGGTGATTTTGCAGGAATCCTTCCTTAGTTTCTTGGGCCTTGGCGTACAACCTCCCCATGCCAGCCTGGGAACTCTTATGGCCGATGGAGCCCAAGCGATTAACCCACTCCAAAGCCCTTGGTGGCTCTTGGCTGCACCCGGCTTGTCCCTGGGGATTCTGCTTTGGTCTCTCAATCGCATCGGGGAAGGACTTCGGGATCTTTGGGATGTTCGAAGACCCTAG
- a CDS encoding ABC transporter permease, translated as MVRFIVRRVLGASVVVFAVVSITFVAMRIAPGSPFSDERAIAPEILRELEARYKLQGPIWSQYLDYWQDLLRGDLRLSTKYRNRTVREILEQSLPISLGLGSLALVFSLVVGSVLGCLAALWHNRSADRLVLTISLAGLCIPSFVLAPLAIFLFSLEFRLVPAAGWGTPRQALLPVLCLAAPPTAIVARLLRASLLEVLEQDFIRTAHAKGLSWQRILWKHAFRPSLLPLISYASPLAANLLTGSMVIEEVFHIPGMGSFFVQSVLNRDVFVTGGIVLVYSLLLVSFNLISDIFYALCDPRIRLT; from the coding sequence ATGGTGCGTTTCATTGTCCGGCGTGTGCTTGGGGCTTCCGTGGTCGTGTTTGCTGTGGTGAGTATTACCTTTGTTGCCATGAGAATAGCCCCTGGAAGCCCTTTTAGTGACGAACGAGCCATTGCTCCGGAGATCCTCCGGGAGTTGGAAGCCCGCTACAAACTTCAAGGCCCCATCTGGTCCCAGTACCTTGACTACTGGCAGGATCTTTTACGGGGTGATCTTCGCCTTTCCACTAAGTACCGGAACCGAACGGTGCGGGAAATCTTGGAACAATCGCTCCCCATCTCGCTAGGACTGGGAAGCCTAGCGCTGGTTTTTTCCCTAGTGGTTGGATCGGTCCTCGGTTGTCTTGCTGCTTTGTGGCATAACCGTTCTGCCGACCGTCTCGTGCTGACCATAAGCCTTGCCGGGCTGTGTATCCCTTCCTTTGTCCTGGCTCCCCTGGCCATTTTTCTTTTCTCCCTTGAGTTCCGGCTGGTACCCGCTGCCGGTTGGGGGACTCCACGTCAAGCACTGCTTCCCGTTCTTTGCCTTGCCGCACCTCCTACGGCGATCGTTGCACGCTTGCTTCGGGCAAGTCTCCTGGAAGTTCTTGAGCAAGACTTCATTCGAACCGCGCACGCAAAGGGTCTCTCCTGGCAACGGATTCTCTGGAAACATGCCTTTCGACCCTCCCTCTTACCTCTCATTTCCTATGCGTCCCCTCTGGCTGCCAATCTTTTGACCGGGTCTATGGTAATCGAAGAAGTTTTCCATATTCCAGGCATGGGCTCCTTTTTTGTCCAAAGTGTTCTTAACCGTGATGTCTTTGTCACCGGAGGCATCGTTCTTGTCTATAGCCTACTTCTTGTCTCCTTTAATCTCATATCGGATATTTTTTATGCACTATGCGATCCCAGGATACGTCTAACGTAA